A genomic window from Betta splendens chromosome 17, fBetSpl5.4, whole genome shotgun sequence includes:
- the LOC114844832 gene encoding cortexin-1-like, with the protein MGDANYWVADYDPSTPAPPGFARGPPALHPVAAPPEQGAVCFVGLLVLLLLFLVVRCVRILLDPYSSMPSSSWTDHQSKSGLERGQFDYALV; encoded by the coding sequence ATGGGCGACGCCAACTACTGGGTGGCCGACTACGACCCGtccacgccggcgccgcccggctTCGCCCGCGGCCCGCCGGCGCTGCACCCCGTGGCGGCGCCGCCGGAGCAGGGCGCCGTGTGCTTCGTGggcctcctggtgctgctgctgctcttcctggtGGTCCGCTGCGTCCGCATCCTGCTGGACCCCTACAGCAGCATGCCCAGCTCGTCGTGGACAGACCACCAGTCCAAGTCCGGCCTGGAGAGGGGGCAGTTCGATTACGCGCTGGTGTGA
- the LOC114844826 gene encoding ceramide synthase 2-like yields MELLRDVWRRDYLLPPGVTWGDMERLADSERPRPLDLVVALPLALGFVALRYAFERFVAPSVGACLGVRNRLHRTAAPSSQLEWFYTQRSTQPTQGDIAGLVPLCGRTQKQIETWFRLRRNQDRPCRSKKFAEAAWRFVFYLTAFLAGLRSLIDKPWFWDLRECWKQYPVQPMHRAHYWYYMLELGFYGSLLLRISADVRRKDFKEQVLHHLATTSLLGFSYCANYVRIGTVVMLLHDSADVLLESAKMFNYGTGWKKTCDALFVAFAAVFLVTRLVIFPSKVIHTTLVLSMDFFQPFFGYYLFNALLMVLQALHVFWAALILRMVYKFLKGELQKDERSDDESETEQEEDEGASPDDHRWERRKDALNSKLAALSNTCVLNNFSHHRSSAAARTRKAQ; encoded by the exons ATGGAGCTGCTGCGTGACGTGTGGAGGCGGGATTACCTGCTCCCTCCAGGTGTGACCTGGGGGGACATGGAGCGGCTGGCGGACTCTGAGCGGCCGCGACCCCTGGACCTGGTCGTGGCGCTGCCGCTGGCGCTGGGCTTCGTGGCGCTGCGCTACGCGTTCGAGAG GTTTGTCGCTCCTTCCGTGGGCGCATGTTTAGGGGTGAGGAACAGACTGCACAGGACAGCGGCCCCCTCCTCACAGCTGGAGTGGTTCTACACCCAGAGGAGCACGCAGCCgacacag gGCGACATCGCCGGCCTGGTGCCGCTGTGCGGCCGGACCCAGAAGCAGATCGAGACCTGGTTCCGGCTCCGCAGGAACCAAGACCGGCCCTGTCGCTCCAAGAAGTTCGCCGAGGCCGC TTGGAGATTCGTTTTCTACCTCACTGCCTTTTTAGCCGGACTGAGAAGCCTGATTGAT AAGCCCTGGTTCTGGGACCTTAGAGAGTGTTGGAAGCAGTATCCAGTGCAG CCCATGCACCGCGCCCATTACTGGTACTACATGCTGGAGCTGGGCTTCTACGGCTCCCTGCTGCTGCGCATCTCCGCGGACgtcaggaggaag GACTTCAAGGAGCAGGTGCTGCACCACCTGGCCACCACCtcgctgctgggcttctcctaCTGCGCCAACTACGTCCGCATCGGCACCGTGGTCATGCTGCTGCACGACTCCGCCGACGTCCTGCTAGAA TCGGCCAAGATGTTTAACTACGGCACCGGCTGGAAGAAAACCTGCGATGCGCTGTTTGTTGCGTTCGCTGCCGTTTTCCTTGTGACGCGACTGGTGATTTTTCCCAGCAA AGTCATCCACACCACCCTGGTGCTCTCCATGGACTTCTTCCAGCCGTTCTTCGGCTACTACCTTTTCAACGCGCTGCTCATGGTGCTGCAGGCGCTCCACGTGTTCTGGGCGGCGCTGATCTTACGTATGGTCTATAAGTTTCTGAAGGGCGAG CTGCAAAAGGACGAGCGCAGCGACGACGAGAGCGAGAcggaacaggaggaggacgagggtgCGAGTCCGGACGATCACCGCTGGGAGAGACGCAAAGACGCGCTGAACTCTAAGCTCGCAGCGCTGAGCAACACGTGCGTGCTAAATAACTTCAGCCACCACCGAAGCTCCGCAGCCGCCAGGACGCGCAAAGCCCAATAA
- the LOC114844827 gene encoding homer protein homolog 3-like → MFPHHREREQPIFSARAHVFQIDPATKRNWIPASKHAVTVSFFYDANRSVYRIISVGGTKAIINCTVTPSMTFTKTSQKFGQWADSRANTVYGLGFATEQQLHQFSEKFKEVKDAARLAREKSQDKDLANTALTIAAPQFSQDLSDELQSPPVMCVNGPEDKLFRSQSADITLSSEKERIKKMLSEGSICEMNLESELFTLQDSNSKLVAALHEANANVEQWKKQLAAYQEETERLRDQVADLEAHGGQGPSDLLKDELTQSLEELEALLKAKDEEIHILQSKKAEYHEMEHDRDEAMHRLREMEMRNSELERRIQNTEQNLSNSLEDRDRVDVEIQRAIEILDIKIFDLNDLRQSLFKLIDK, encoded by the exons ATGTTTCCTCACCACAGAGAGAG GGAGCAGCCCATCTTCAGCGCCCGGGCCCACGTTTTCCAGATCGACCCAGCCACCAAGAGGAACTGGATCCCAGCCAGCAAGCATGCCGTCACCGTGTCCTTCTTCTACGACGCCAACCGGAGCGTGTACCGCATCATCAGCGTGGGCGGGACCAAG GCAATTATCAATTGCACAGTTACACCCAGCATGACGTTCACCAAAACCTCCCAGAAGTTCGGTCAGTGGGCCGACAGCCGGGCCAACACCGTCTACGGCCTGGGATTCGCtacggagcagcagctgcatcag TTCTCCGAGAAGTTCAAGGAGGTGAAGGATGCGGCTCGTCTGGCGCGGGAGAAGTCTCAGGACAAGGACCTGGCCAACACCGCCCTGACCATCGCTGCTCCTCAG TTCTCGCAG GACCTCTCGGACGAACTCCAGTCGCCGCCGGTGATGTGCGTGAACGGGCCGGAGGACAAGCTGTTCCGCAGCCAGAGCGCCGACATCACGCTGTCCTCGGAGAAGGAGCGCATCAAGAAGATGCTGTCCGAAGG GTCCATCTGTGAGATGAACCTGGAGTCGGAGCTCTTCACCCTGCAGGACAGCAACTCCAAGCTGGTGGCGGCGCTGCACGAGGCCAACGCCAACGTGGAGCAGTGGAAGAAGCAGCTGGCAGCGTatcaggaggagacggagcggcTGCGAGACCAG gtggCAGACCTAGAGGCCCATGGAGGCCAAGGCCCCAGTGACCTGCTGAAGGATGAGCTGACCCAgtccctggaggagctggaggccctgCTGAAGGCCAAAGATGAG GAAATCCATATTTTGCAAAGCAAGAAAGCAGAGTACCATGAGATGGAGCACGACAGGGATGAAGCCATGCACAGATTACGG GAGATGGAGATGCGTAATTCAGAGCTGGAGCGGCGCATccagaacacagagcagaaccTGAGTAACTCTCTGGAGGATCGGGACCGCGTGGACGTGGAGATCCAGAGGGCCATCGAGATTCTGGACATCAAGATCTTTGACCTGAACGACCTTCGCCAGAGCTTGTTCAAACTCATCGACAAGTAG
- the LOC114844823 gene encoding regulator of nonsense transcripts 1, which yields MSVEAYGPSSQTLTFLDTEETELLGADTQGSEFDFTDFTLPSQTQTQGQTQSQLDSQVNGPDGALQNGDDPVVKATQLLAELNFEEDEEDTYYTKDLPVHACSYCGIHDPACVVYCNTSKKWFCNGRGNTSGSHIVNHLVRAKSKEVTLHKDGPLGETVLECYNCGCRNVFLLGFIPAKADSVVVLLCRQPCASQSSLKDINWDSSQWQPLIQDRCFLSWLVKIPSEQEQLRARQITAQQINKLEELWKDNPTATLEDLEKPGVDEEPQRVLLRYEDAYQYQNIFGPLVKLEADYDKKLKESQTQDNITVRWDLGLNKKRIAYFTLPKTDSDMRLMQGDEICLRYKGDLAPPWKGIGHVIKVPDNYGDEIAIELRSSAGAPVEIPHNFQVDFVWKSTSFDRMQSALKTFAVDETSVSGYIYHKLLGHEVEDVVIKCQLPKRFTAQGLPDLNHSQVYAVKTVLQRPLSLIQGPPGTGKTVTSATIVYHLARQGNGPVLVCAPSNIAVDQLTEKIHQTGLKVVRLCAKSREAIDSPVSFLALHNQTRNMDSMPELQKLQQLKDETGELSSSDEKRYRALRRTAERELLMNADVICCTCVGAGDPRLAKMQFRSILIDESTQATEPECMVPVVLGAKQLILVGDHCQLGPVVMCKKAAKAGLSQSLFERLVVLGIRPIRLQVQYRMHPALSAFPSNIFYEGSLQNGVTAGDRVKKGFDFQWPQPDKPMFFYVTQGQEEIASSGTSYLNRTEAANVEKITTRLLKAGAKPDQIGIITPYEGQRSYLVQYMQFSGSLHTKLYQEVEIASVDAFQGREKDFIILSCVRANEHQGIGFLNDPRRLNVALTRARYGVIIVGNPKALSKQPLWNHLLNYYKEQKVLVEGPLNNLRESLMQFSKPRKLVNTINPGGRFMSTAMYDAREALIPGSVYDCSSNGRSSNMYFQTHDQIGMIGTGPSPLTSMNIPIPFNLVMPPIPPSGYMGQVNGPSTGRGGGTKGKAGGGGGSGTRGGRQRNRGNTGNHGGADRGHGGHMSGSQASQDLVSQPFSQGPLTQGYINMSQPSQMSQPGLSQPELSQDSYLGDEFKSQIDVALSQDSTYQGERAYQHGGVTGLSQY from the exons ATGAGTGTCGAGGCGTACGGGCCGAGCTCTCAGACTCTCACGTTCCTGGACACAGAGGAGACCGAGCTGCTGGGAGCGGACACCCAGGGCTCCGAGTTCGACTTCACCGATTTCACGCTGCCGAgccagacgcagacgcaggggCAGACCCAGAGTCAGCTGGACAGccag GTGAATGGACCCGACGGAGCGCTGCAGAATGGAGACGATCCTGTGGTGAAAGCCACCCAGCTGCTGGCAGAGTTGAACtttgaggaggatgaggaggacacgTACTACACCAAGGACCTTCCGGTGCACGCCTGCAG ttACTGCGGCATTCACGATCCGGCCTGCGTGGTCTACTGCAACACCAGCAAAAAGTGGTTCTGTAATGGCCGTGGAAACACATCGGGCAG CCACATTGTAAACCACCTGGTGAGAGCAAAGTCCAAGGAGGTGACCCTGCATAAGGACGGACCTCTGGGGGAAACTGTTCTGGAGTGCTACAACTGTGGCTGTCGGAACGTGTTCCTGCTGGGCTTCATCCCTGCCAAGGCGGATTCAGTAGTGGTGTTACTATGCAG GCAGCCATGTGCCAGCCAGAGCAGCCTGAAAGACATCAACTGGGACAGCTCCCAGTGGCAGCCTCTCATTCAGGAccgctgcttcctgtcctgGCTGGTCAAAATCCCCtcggagcaggagcagctgagggcCCGTCAGATCACGGCCCAGCAGATCAACAAGCTGGAGGAGCTTTGGAAG GACAACCCCACTGCAACCTTGGAGGATCTGGAGAAGCCTGGCGTGGATGAGGAGCCCCAACGTGTCCTGCTTCGCTATGAGGATGCCTATCAGTACCAGAACATCTTCGGTCCTCTTGTAAAGCTGGAAGCTGACTATGATAAGAAActcaaagagtctcag ACTCAAGACAACATTACGGTCAGATGGGACTTGggactaaataaaaaaagaattgcATATTTTACTCTTCCCAAGACAGATTCAG ATATGCGGTTGATGCAGGGGGATGAAATTTGCCTGAGATACAAAGGAGACTTGGCTCCTCCATGGAAAGGCATAGGGCATGTCATTAAAGTCCCCGACA ACTATGGTGATGAGATTGCCATAGAGTTGAGGAGCAGTGCTGGGGCTCCAGTGGAGATCCCTCATAACTTTCAGGTGGACTTTGTATGGAAGTCTACTTCCTTTGACAG AATGCAAAGTGCTCTCAAGACGTTTGCTGTTGATGAGACCTCCGTGTCTGGCTACATTTACCACAAACTGCTAGGACACGAGGTCGAGGACGTGGTCATCAAGTGCCAACTGCCCAAACGCTTCACTGCTCAGGGCCTACCCGATCTGAACCACTCTCAG GTGTATGCAGTTAAGACGGTGCTGCAGCGTCCGCTCAGTCTGATCCAGGGTCCTCCTGGCACAGGAAAGACAGTGACCTCTGCTACAATTGTCTACCACCTGGCTAGACAGGGCAATGG ACCGGTGCTGGTATGTGCTCCCAGTAACATTGCGGTCGACCAGCTAACAGAAAAGATCCACCAGACTGGACTTAAGGTGGTCAGGCTGTGTGCCAAGAGCAGGGAGGCCATTGACTCGCCTGTTTCTTTTTTGGCTCTGCACAACCAGACCCGTAACATGGACAG CATGCCGGAGCTCCAAAAGCTCCAGCAGTTGAAGGATGAGACCGGAGAGCTGTCCTCCTCCGACGAAAAACGCTACCGGGCTCTGAGGCGCACAGCTGAGAGGGAGCTGCTTATG AATGCTGACGTGATTTGCTGCACTTGTGTTGGAGCAGGGGATCCTCGTCTGGCTAAGATGCAGTTCCGCTCAATTCTGATTGATGAAAGCACTCAGGCCACTGAACCAGAGTGTATGGTGCCGGTTGTTCTAGGGGCCAAGCAG TTGATTCTGGTGGGTGATCATTGCCAGCTGGGTCCTGTGGTGATGTGTAAAAAGGCTGCTAAAGCAGGCCTGTCGCAGTCTCTGTTTGAGCGTCTGGTTGTTTTGGGGATACGGCCGATCCGCCTGCAGGTCCAGTACCGAATGCACCCAGCCCTCAGCGCCTTCCCCTCCAACATCTTCTACGAAGGCTCTCTGCAGAATGGAGTTACTGCTG GCGACCGTGTGAAGAAAGGCTTTGACTTCCAGTGGCCGCAGCCTGACAAGCCAATGTTCTTTTATGTCACGCAAGGCCAAGAAGAAATCGCCAGCTCTGGAACATCCTATCTCAACAG GACCGAAGCAGCTAATGTTGAAAAGATCACCACAAGGTTGCTGAAGGCTGGAGCAAAGCCTGACCAGATTGGCATCATTACTCCCTATGAGGGTCAGAGGTCCTACCTGGTCCAGTACATGCAGTTCAGTGGCTCCTTACATACCAAACTCTACCAG GAGGTGGAGATAGCCAGTGTGGATGCATTTCAGGGCAGAGAGAAAGATTTCATCATACTGTCCTGTGTGAGAGCCAATGAGCACCAAGGCATTGGCTTCCTCAACGACCCCAGGCGTCTGAATGTTGCACTTACGAGGGCCAG ATATGGTGTGATCATTGTGGGGAATCCCAAGGCCTTGTCCAAGCAGCCCCTGTGGAACCACCTGCTGAACTACTACAAGGAGCAGAAGGTCCTGGTGGAAGGCCCCCTCAACAACCTGAGGGAGAGCCTCATGCAGTTCAGCAAGCCGCGCAAGCTGGTCAACACCATCAACCCT GGCGGGCGATTCATGAGCACGGCGATGTATGACGCCAGGGAGGCCCTCATTCCTGGATCTGTTTATGATTGCAGTAGCAATG GGCGTTCATCCAACATGTACTTCCAGACCCATGACCAGATCGGTATGATTGGCACAGGCCCCAGTCCCTTGACTTCTATGAACATCCCCATCCCGTTTAACCTTGTGATGCCACCCATACCTCCTTCTGGGTACATGGGACAGGTGAATGGGCCCAGTACAG GTCGTGGAGGAGGTACGAAGGGCAAGgccggaggcggaggaggcagcgggacCCGAGGTGGTCGTCAAAGAAACCGCGGCAACACGGGCAACCATGGTGGAGCGGACCGTGGGCATGGAGGACACATGAGCGGCAGCCAGGCCAGCCAGGACCTCGTCTCCCAGCCGTTCTCTCAGGGGCCTCTGACACAGGGCTACATCAATATGAGCCAGCCGTCACAGATGAGTCAGCCTGGGCTCTCTCAGCCTGAGCTCTCCCAG GACAGTTACCTTGGAGATGAGTTCAAGTCTCAGATTGATGTGGCTTTGTCCCAGGACTCCACCTACCAAGGGGAGCGGGCTTACCAACATGGTGGTGTGACTGGACTGTCCCAGTACTAG
- the LOC114844828 gene encoding transcription factor JunD-like — protein METTLYPGAVVNNPRVPSIFSQSTMMKKEINLNLDDQNAELKSNPLRDSDGLLNSPDLGLLKLTSPDLERLIIQSNGLVTATNPASQFLYPKSASDEQEFAEGFVKALEDLHKQNQLNEAGCVSVDRLELLGSSSAVGSAGLQASDLPVYTTLNGYAASPLGATTINYSTDTIPFPPPPSHLAGAQQQAAAAAALSRLQSAGVKDEPQTVPDMQSFGDSPPLSPIDMDNQERIKAERKKLRNRIAASKCRKRKLERISRLEDKVKSLKTQNTELASTASVLREQVAQLKQKVMNHVSSGCQLLPNQVQAY, from the coding sequence ATGGAAACAACCCTCTACCCAGGCGCCGTGGTGAACAATCCGAGGGTCCCCAGCATCTTTTCCCAGAGCACAATGATGAAAAAGGAAATTAATCTGAACCTGGACGATCAGAACGCCGAACTCAAATCCAACCCGCTCCGGGACTCCGACGGACTCCTCAACTCCCCGGACTTGGGACTATTGAAACTAACTTCTCCGGACCTGGAGCGTCTCATCATCCAGTCCAACGGTCTGGTCACCGCCACCAACCCCGCTTCCCAGTTCCTCTACCCCAAATCGGCCAGCGACGAGCAGGAGTTCGCGGAGGGCTTCGTCAAGGCGCTGGAGGACCTCCACAAGCAGAACCAGCTCAACGAAGCGGGCTGTGTGTCCGTGGacagactggagctgctgggctcGTCCAGCGCCGTCGGCTCCGCCGGGCTCCAGGCCTCGGACCTGCCAGTATACACTACTTTGAACGGCTATGCGGCCAGCCCGCTCGGGGCCACCACCATCAACTACTCCACGGACACCATCCCCTTCCCACCGCCGCCCTCGCATCTCGCCGGCGCGCAGCAACAGGCGGCCGCCGCGGCGGCGCTGTCGCGGCTGCAGTCCGCCGGCGTGAAGGACGAGCCGCAGACGGTGCCGGACATGCAGAGCTTCGGGGACAGCCCCCCGCTGTCCCCCATCGACATGGACAACCAGGAGCGCATCAAGGCGGAGCGCAAGAAGCTGCGGAACCGGATAGCGGCGTCCAAGTGTCGCAAGCGGAAGCTGGAGCGCATCTCGCGGCTGGAGGACAAGGTCAAGAGCCTGAAGACGCAGAACACGGAGCTGGCGTCCACGGCCAGCGTCCTCAGGGAACAGGTGgcccagctgaagcagaaggTGATGAACCACGTGAGCAGCGGATGCCAGCTCCTGCCGAACCAGGTCCAGGCGTACTGA
- the rab3aa gene encoding RAB3A, member RAS oncogene family, a isoform X1, translating to MMASANATYGQKETTDQNFDYMFKILIIGNSSVGKTSFLFRYADDSFTPAFVSTVGIDFKVKTIYRNDKRIKLQIWDTAGQERYRTITTAYYRGAMGFILMYDITNEESFNAVQDWSTQIKTYSWDNAQVLLVGNKCDMEDERVVASERGRQLSEQLGFEYFEASAKDNINVKQTFERLVDIICERMSETLDNNDPSVTGTKQGPQLNEQPQRSHQDCAC from the exons ATG ATGGCGTCTGCAAATGCCACATATGGACAGAAGGAGACCACGGACCAGAACTTCGATTACATGTTCAAAATCCTCATCATTGGCAACAGCAGTGTTGGAAAGACGTCCTTTCTTTTCCGCTATGCAGATGACTCGTTCACGCCAGCCTTTGTCAGCACAGTTGGCATCGACTTTAAGGTCAAGACAATCTACAGGAATGACAAAAGAATAAAGCTGCAGATCTGG GACACTGCTGGCCAGGAGCGCTACAGGACAATCACAACCGCTTACTACAGAGGAGCCATGGGcttcattctcatgtatgacaTCACCAATGAGGAGTCCTTCAATGCTGTGCAAGACTG GTCAACCCAGATCAAGACATACTCGTGGGACAACGCTCAGGTCCTCCTGGTGGGGAACAAGTGTGATATGGAGGACGAACGAGTGGTAGCTTCAGAGAGAGGCCGACAGCTGTCAGAACAGCTGG GGTTCGAGTACTTCGAAGCGAGCGCTAAGGACAACATCAACGTGAAGCAGACCTTCGAGCGGCTGGTGGACATCATCTGCGAGAGGATGTCAGAGACTCTGGACAACAACGACCCGTCTGTGACAGGAACCAAACAGGGTCCACAGCTCAACGAGCAGCCTCAGAGGTCCCATCAGGATTGTGCTTGCTAA
- the rab3aa gene encoding RAB3A, member RAS oncogene family, a isoform X2: MASANATYGQKETTDQNFDYMFKILIIGNSSVGKTSFLFRYADDSFTPAFVSTVGIDFKVKTIYRNDKRIKLQIWDTAGQERYRTITTAYYRGAMGFILMYDITNEESFNAVQDWSTQIKTYSWDNAQVLLVGNKCDMEDERVVASERGRQLSEQLGFEYFEASAKDNINVKQTFERLVDIICERMSETLDNNDPSVTGTKQGPQLNEQPQRSHQDCAC; the protein is encoded by the exons ATGGCGTCTGCAAATGCCACATATGGACAGAAGGAGACCACGGACCAGAACTTCGATTACATGTTCAAAATCCTCATCATTGGCAACAGCAGTGTTGGAAAGACGTCCTTTCTTTTCCGCTATGCAGATGACTCGTTCACGCCAGCCTTTGTCAGCACAGTTGGCATCGACTTTAAGGTCAAGACAATCTACAGGAATGACAAAAGAATAAAGCTGCAGATCTGG GACACTGCTGGCCAGGAGCGCTACAGGACAATCACAACCGCTTACTACAGAGGAGCCATGGGcttcattctcatgtatgacaTCACCAATGAGGAGTCCTTCAATGCTGTGCAAGACTG GTCAACCCAGATCAAGACATACTCGTGGGACAACGCTCAGGTCCTCCTGGTGGGGAACAAGTGTGATATGGAGGACGAACGAGTGGTAGCTTCAGAGAGAGGCCGACAGCTGTCAGAACAGCTGG GGTTCGAGTACTTCGAAGCGAGCGCTAAGGACAACATCAACGTGAAGCAGACCTTCGAGCGGCTGGTGGACATCATCTGCGAGAGGATGTCAGAGACTCTGGACAACAACGACCCGTCTGTGACAGGAACCAAACAGGGTCCACAGCTCAACGAGCAGCCTCAGAGGTCCCATCAGGATTGTGCTTGCTAA